GATACAGGCCTGCACTGGCAGAACATTGAGTCGAAGTTCGTGTCCCAAAAACTGAGACACCAAAAAACAGTATTAGCCCCCGCCAGTTTGAATGCAATGGCTTGAGATTCAACAGTCTCAAGCCATTTTTTTTAACCCGACGGAAGGAACGCGCAATCTTCAGCGTTCTCGCATCTCCAGCGTCTTAAAGTAGTAATCTCCCAGCGCATCGTGCAGCGCGTTGGCGGCCAGTCGGGTGCAATGGCGGTCTTCTTCGGGCATGCAGTTTGGTCCGCCCGAGGCATGCAGTATGGTGTCGCCCATGATGG
This portion of the Desulfomicrobium macestii genome encodes:
- a CDS encoding iron-sulfur cluster assembly scaffold protein; protein product: MPHAELTVNKTCEEVAAIMGDTILHASGGPNCMPEEDRHCTRLAANALHDALGDYYFKTLEMRER